A stretch of Anaerolineae bacterium DNA encodes these proteins:
- a CDS encoding pilus assembly protein, which translates to MSSRSPQRGQTLVEFALGAILLFTVVFGIVEFGRVIYAYSVVANSAREGARFAAVNPTGDVAGAAQALAVGVPISVEYVQPTPADRQVVVTVTHQFQPVTPFVPSMTLRSTARQYLEVRIVAGG; encoded by the coding sequence ATGAGCAGTAGATCCCCACAGCGCGGCCAGACTCTGGTGGAGTTTGCCCTGGGGGCCATCCTCCTGTTCACCGTCGTCTTCGGCATCGTCGAGTTCGGCCGCGTGATCTACGCCTACAGCGTAGTGGCGAACTCCGCCCGCGAGGGCGCCCGCTTCGCCGCCGTCAACCCTACCGGCGACGTGGCCGGGGCGGCCCAGGCTCTGGCGGTCGGGGTGCCGATCTCCGTCGAGTACGTGCAACCGACACCGGCCGACCGCCAGGTGGTGGTCACGGTGACTCACCAGTTCCAGCCGGTGACTCCATTCGTTCCCAGCATGACGCTCAGGAGCACGGCGCGGCAGTATCTGGAAGTGCGCATAGTGGCTGGAGGCTGA